A genomic window from Heterodontus francisci isolate sHetFra1 chromosome 36, sHetFra1.hap1, whole genome shotgun sequence includes:
- the LOC137351491 gene encoding probable G-protein coupled receptor 139 yields the protein MSAADLLVIILDLILRQIPIVYLQQFEFLRSIPVCNIHAILLYAATDCSVWFTVTFTFDRFVAICCQKLKSKYCREKTAALVLGTVTVLSCLKNIFWYFLLTDRYQLWNIPWFCDVTVDVLESRTWGTIEFLHNILTPCVPFVMILLLNAVTVRHILMSSRTRRRLRAHSSGESHRDPEMESRRKSIILLLVISWNFILLWAVLMVFSIWNRMLFLGYDSVILPGFLLELGFMLQLLSCCTNTAIYAVTQTQFREQLKNMVKNPLSPIVKCIQLNR from the coding sequence atgtctgcggcggatctactggtcattatcctcgacctgatattgaggcagattcccattgtttatttgCAACAGTTTGAATTCCTGAGGTCcattcccgtgtgtaatatccatgccatcctgctttatgcagccacagattgctctgtctggttcaccgtcactttcaccttcgatagatttgttgccatttgttgccagaaattgaaaagtaaatattgccgtGAAAAAACGGCGGCTTTGGTTCTGGGAACAGTCACAGTGctaagctgtttaaagaacatcttctggtattttctgTTGACAGATCGGTATCAGCTGTGGAACatcccctggttttgtgatgtaacagtgGATGTTCTGGAATCTCGgacctggggaacaatcgagttcctccacaacattctaaccccctgTGTCCCATTCGtgatgattctgctgctcaatgctgtcactgtcagacacattttaatgagcAGCAGAACTCGCagaagactccgggctcacagcagtggggaaagtcacagagacccagagatggagagccgaaggaaatccatcattttactgttagttatctcgtggaatttcatcctgttatgggcagtCCTGATGGTGTTTTCGATATGGAACCGGATGCTCTTTTTGGGGTATGATTCTGTTATTCTACCTGGATTTCTgctggaattgggcttcatgctgcagttgctgagttgctgcacaaacactgcgatttacgctgtgacccagacgcaGTTCAGAGAACAGTTGAAGAATATGGTGAAAAATCCTCTTTCTCCAATTGTTAAATGCATTCAATTGAATCGCTGA